A genomic region of Kribbella sp. NBC_00382 contains the following coding sequences:
- a CDS encoding response regulator transcription factor — translation MTIRVLIVDDDPLLRAGLQLMLGGAPDIRVVGEAGDGSGVQSLIDRLSPDVVLMDIRMPGMDGLTATEAVRKRPGAPEVVILTTFDADEHVLRALRAGAAGFILKDTPPAEIVESVRRVAGGQPVLSPGVTKRLITRVAASGQDQRKSKAAERLKDLNDRERDIAVAVGEGKSNAEISASLYLSIPTVKTHVSRILTKLDLNNRVQIALLVHDAGFLDDTR, via the coding sequence ATGACCATTCGGGTATTGATCGTGGACGACGATCCGCTGCTGCGCGCCGGGCTGCAGTTGATGCTCGGCGGTGCGCCGGACATCCGCGTGGTCGGTGAGGCCGGCGACGGCAGCGGCGTACAGAGCCTGATCGACCGGCTCTCCCCCGACGTCGTGCTGATGGACATCCGGATGCCCGGCATGGACGGTCTGACCGCGACCGAGGCCGTCCGGAAGCGCCCGGGCGCCCCCGAGGTCGTCATCCTGACCACCTTCGACGCCGACGAGCACGTACTCCGCGCGCTCCGCGCGGGCGCCGCCGGGTTCATCCTCAAGGACACCCCGCCGGCCGAGATCGTCGAGTCCGTACGCCGCGTCGCCGGCGGCCAGCCGGTCCTCTCGCCAGGCGTCACGAAGAGGCTGATCACCCGCGTCGCCGCCTCCGGCCAGGACCAGCGCAAGAGCAAGGCGGCCGAGCGCCTCAAGGACCTCAACGACCGCGAACGCGATATCGCCGTCGCGGTCGGCGAGGGCAAGTCGAACGCCGAGATCAGCGCGAGCCTCTACCTCAGCATCCCGACTGTGAAGACCCACGTCTCCCGCATCCTCACCAAACTCGACCTGAACAACCGCGTCCAGATCGCCCTCCTCGTCCACGACGCCGGCTTCCTCGACGACACCCGCTGA
- a CDS encoding type IV toxin-antitoxin system AbiEi family antitoxin, translating into MESQIASLLSEQLDAIGLDIYGPTVPEVLASDGAVPGGILRRNVRAPYWLAYRRDMTFMEIVQLKRWAADHPLLVLGERITERSANALREADVQYLDSAGNAYISFEDVLIDIRGRRSSVPLSRSSVPARSVNLFSARRARVVFALVTWPRLARASVRELASVAGVSSGLAHDCLELLERNGYLSPGRERELRDGEELLDHWTATYPSGLAPTLRLGEFSGDIGEARAVRPDQPIFVSGESAVPRMIRPVSLTIYVDELDPMLAIRNRWRSDEQPNIVVRRKFWTDPGEPKELSDGKLLAPWTLAYADLMATGESRQREAAHQLRADLAQF; encoded by the coding sequence ATGGAATCCCAGATCGCTTCGCTCCTCAGCGAGCAACTGGACGCAATCGGTCTGGATATCTACGGCCCGACCGTGCCCGAGGTGCTTGCCTCCGATGGAGCTGTGCCTGGCGGGATCCTGCGGCGCAACGTGCGGGCGCCCTACTGGCTGGCCTACAGGCGAGACATGACCTTCATGGAGATCGTTCAGCTGAAACGCTGGGCGGCGGACCACCCACTCCTCGTGCTCGGCGAGCGGATCACTGAGCGATCCGCGAACGCCCTGCGAGAAGCGGATGTGCAATACCTAGACAGCGCGGGAAACGCCTACATCTCGTTCGAAGATGTCCTGATAGATATCAGAGGGCGCCGGAGCTCGGTGCCCTTGTCCAGATCGTCAGTACCGGCGCGATCGGTCAACCTCTTCAGTGCCCGTCGGGCGCGAGTGGTCTTCGCCCTGGTGACCTGGCCTCGTCTTGCGCGGGCAAGCGTTAGGGAACTTGCCTCAGTGGCCGGGGTCTCGTCTGGTCTCGCCCACGATTGTCTCGAGCTTCTGGAGCGGAACGGTTATCTGAGCCCGGGCCGGGAACGGGAGCTTCGCGACGGCGAGGAACTGCTGGATCACTGGACCGCTACCTATCCGTCAGGGCTGGCGCCGACTCTGCGGCTCGGTGAGTTCTCTGGTGATATCGGTGAAGCGCGAGCTGTCCGTCCGGATCAGCCGATCTTCGTCAGTGGCGAGTCGGCTGTCCCGCGGATGATCCGGCCAGTCTCGTTGACCATCTACGTGGACGAGCTGGATCCGATGCTGGCGATCCGCAACCGCTGGCGTTCGGATGAGCAGCCGAACATAGTCGTCAGGCGGAAGTTCTGGACGGACCCCGGAGAGCCCAAGGAACTGTCGGACGGCAAGCTGTTGGCGCCGTGGACGCTGGCGTACGCCGACCTGATGGCAACCGGCGAGTCGCGTCAACGAGAAGCTGCTCACCAGTTGAGAGCCGACCTTGCTCAGTTTTGA
- a CDS encoding TetR/AcrR family transcriptional regulator yields MTETTNARGSLGVAIKRPHRADARRNFDALLAAARDAFAEHGSGASLEDIARRAGVGIGTLYRNFPTRQDLFDAVYFGEIEELCQAADEVADLLPWEALETWLQRFVGYAATKRAIYEELNRDSDLFRTAREAMYDAGQPLFDHAQASGAIRPDTNFDDVLRMVSGLTAAGFVDESQRTRVLNLALDGLRPR; encoded by the coding sequence GTGACTGAGACCACAAACGCGCGTGGCAGCCTGGGCGTCGCGATCAAGCGCCCGCACCGGGCGGACGCCCGCCGCAACTTCGACGCCCTGCTGGCCGCCGCCCGGGATGCCTTCGCCGAGCACGGCTCCGGGGCCTCGCTGGAGGACATCGCCCGGCGGGCAGGCGTCGGCATCGGGACGCTCTACCGGAACTTCCCGACCCGCCAGGACCTCTTCGACGCCGTCTACTTCGGCGAGATCGAGGAGCTGTGCCAGGCCGCGGACGAGGTCGCCGACCTGCTGCCGTGGGAGGCGCTCGAGACCTGGCTGCAGCGCTTCGTCGGGTACGCCGCCACCAAGCGCGCGATCTACGAGGAGCTGAACCGCGACTCGGACCTGTTCCGCACCGCCCGCGAGGCGATGTACGACGCCGGCCAGCCTCTCTTCGACCACGCCCAGGCCTCCGGCGCCATCCGCCCCGACACCAACTTCGACGACGTCCTCCGCATGGTCAGCGGCCTCACCGCCGCCGGCTTCGTAGACGAATCCCAACGCACCCGAGTCCTCAACCTAGCCCTAGACGGCCTCCGCCCCCGCTAG
- a CDS encoding uracil-DNA glycosylase — protein MKLPHPLTGKLYESPVPPGTGWPEDPAAGSTPVAHDAAEVLKLARTDDLAELDARVSVCRACPRLVEWREDVALGKRKSFADQPYWGRPIAGWGDPSPRILIAGLAPAAHGGNRTGRVFTGDRSGDWLFASLYRVGLANQPTSEHAGDGLRLIGARMMAAVRCAPPANKPTPEERDTCAPWFHAELELVLPSTRAIVCLGKFGFDVLLNALQAVGGAVPSPRPKFGHAVEYVVPGPYGEVTVLGCFHPSQQNTFTGKLTEPMTDAVLARAKAIGGL, from the coding sequence ATGAAGCTGCCGCACCCGTTGACCGGGAAGCTGTACGAGAGCCCGGTACCACCGGGCACCGGCTGGCCCGAGGATCCGGCGGCCGGCAGTACTCCGGTCGCCCACGACGCGGCGGAAGTCCTCAAGCTCGCACGGACGGACGACCTGGCGGAACTCGACGCCAGGGTGTCCGTCTGTCGTGCGTGTCCCCGGCTGGTCGAGTGGCGCGAAGATGTTGCCCTAGGCAAGCGAAAGTCCTTCGCCGACCAGCCGTACTGGGGCCGCCCGATCGCCGGCTGGGGCGATCCTTCGCCGCGAATCCTGATCGCCGGACTGGCCCCCGCTGCCCACGGCGGCAACCGCACCGGCCGGGTCTTCACCGGCGACCGCTCGGGCGACTGGCTCTTCGCCTCGCTCTATCGCGTCGGGTTGGCTAATCAACCGACTAGCGAGCACGCCGGCGACGGGCTGCGGCTCATCGGCGCCCGGATGATGGCCGCCGTCCGCTGCGCGCCACCCGCCAACAAGCCGACGCCGGAGGAACGCGACACCTGCGCTCCGTGGTTTCATGCCGAGTTGGAGCTGGTCCTCCCTTCGACCCGCGCGATCGTCTGCCTGGGCAAATTCGGCTTCGACGTCCTGCTGAACGCCCTGCAAGCCGTCGGCGGCGCGGTGCCGTCCCCACGCCCGAAATTCGGGCACGCGGTGGAGTACGTAGTACCAGGCCCGTACGGCGAAGTCACCGTCCTCGGCTGCTTCCACCCCAGCCAGCAGAACACCTTCACCGGCAAACTCACCGAACCCATGACAGACGCCGTCCTGGCCAGGGCCAAGGCGATCGGAGGCCTGTGA
- a CDS encoding GH92 family glycosyl hydrolase codes for MRLLVGGLALALLLPALPAQAVADQVVTDPAAYVDPLVGSARDGTTWPGAVRPFGMISWSPTSTRGDQTSTGAANGYQYDVRRVRGFSLTHVSGAGCNPGAAGDIPIMPYVGTVDTSPTADTTDAKYASNFSHTDEIAKPGRYTVKLANGVKSDLAVTTRAGVGDFTFPADGQPNLLFRTSNSLNGSQDAEITIDAANRKVTGSVLTGAFCGRRANGGTNNRKTYYRLYFTASFDQPVVATGTWKDGTITPGGTQTTGGEGYATGADRAGKGSGGFVSFNPGAKVKMRIGISYVSAQGAEQNLAAELRPDATVNRIANDGYKTWKNELQNVRITGGSEAQRSTFYTALYHVLLQPNVFNDVDGKYLGSDQQIHELAPGQKAQYGTFSGWDQYRAHIQLLALLKPEIAGDFAQSMYQFAQQNKGIWDRWLHNNGPTHVMTGDPAAPTLATFAAMGVTNFDAEGAYDSLVHQATVQNPDAENDGGCPGQCTGQRPALNTYLAKHYAPQDACHCWGGAAETLENSLADFSLAQWGSRLGKPTADLQDRGSWWKNTYDPSVGYQRARKADGTWQPGFTPSTDVGFAQGSSATYTWMVPQDVSGLGTLMGDTAVQRLDGFFHDAAGNWAVKGGSALRYDPTNEPGLHTPWLYNGLGVAWKTQATTREIVDTVYGTGPSGLPGNDDLGTLSAWYVFAAIGLFPQTPGRAELLVGSPLFPKVELKRSNGVRLTIEAPATSDANQYVEALDLNGKPRTESWLPESFITNGGRINVQMGATPTSWGTAPIDHH; via the coding sequence ATGCGCCTGCTCGTCGGTGGTCTCGCCCTGGCTCTCTTACTCCCCGCCCTGCCAGCCCAGGCGGTCGCGGACCAAGTCGTCACAGACCCGGCCGCCTACGTCGATCCGCTGGTCGGGTCCGCGCGAGACGGCACAACCTGGCCGGGAGCAGTCCGCCCATTCGGGATGATCTCGTGGAGCCCGACGAGCACCCGCGGCGACCAGACCAGCACCGGCGCGGCGAACGGCTACCAGTACGACGTGAGGCGGGTGCGCGGCTTCTCCCTCACCCACGTGAGCGGCGCCGGCTGCAATCCCGGCGCGGCCGGCGACATCCCGATCATGCCGTACGTCGGTACCGTCGACACCTCGCCGACCGCCGACACCACGGACGCGAAGTACGCCAGCAACTTCAGCCACACCGACGAAATCGCCAAGCCCGGCCGGTACACGGTCAAGCTGGCGAACGGCGTGAAGTCCGACCTGGCCGTCACCACCCGCGCCGGCGTCGGCGACTTCACCTTCCCGGCCGACGGCCAGCCGAATCTGCTGTTCCGTACGTCGAACTCGCTCAACGGCAGCCAGGACGCCGAGATCACCATCGACGCGGCCAACCGCAAGGTGACCGGCTCGGTCCTGACCGGCGCCTTCTGCGGACGGCGGGCGAACGGTGGTACGAACAACCGGAAGACCTACTACCGCCTGTACTTCACCGCCTCCTTCGACCAGCCGGTCGTTGCCACCGGCACCTGGAAGGACGGCACGATCACCCCGGGCGGCACCCAGACCACCGGCGGCGAAGGCTACGCGACCGGTGCCGACCGGGCTGGCAAGGGCTCGGGCGGCTTCGTCAGCTTCAACCCTGGCGCCAAGGTGAAGATGCGGATCGGCATCTCCTACGTGAGCGCGCAGGGCGCCGAGCAGAACCTCGCCGCCGAGCTCCGTCCGGACGCGACCGTCAACCGGATCGCCAACGACGGCTACAAAACCTGGAAGAACGAGCTGCAGAACGTCCGGATCACCGGCGGCAGCGAGGCTCAGCGCAGCACCTTCTACACCGCCCTGTACCACGTACTCCTGCAGCCGAACGTCTTCAACGATGTCGACGGCAAGTATCTCGGCAGCGACCAGCAGATCCACGAGCTGGCGCCTGGGCAGAAGGCTCAATACGGGACCTTCTCGGGCTGGGACCAGTACCGCGCACACATCCAGCTGCTCGCGTTGCTCAAGCCGGAGATCGCGGGCGACTTCGCGCAGTCGATGTACCAATTTGCCCAACAGAACAAGGGGATCTGGGACCGCTGGCTCCACAACAACGGCCCCACGCACGTCATGACCGGCGACCCGGCCGCGCCGACGCTGGCGACCTTCGCGGCGATGGGCGTCACGAATTTCGATGCCGAGGGCGCCTATGACTCATTGGTGCACCAGGCAACTGTTCAGAACCCGGATGCCGAGAACGACGGCGGTTGCCCCGGGCAATGCACTGGGCAACGACCTGCACTGAACACCTACCTGGCCAAGCACTACGCACCACAGGACGCCTGTCACTGCTGGGGTGGCGCCGCCGAGACGCTGGAGAACTCGCTCGCCGACTTCTCCCTTGCTCAGTGGGGATCCCGGCTCGGCAAACCAACCGCTGACCTCCAAGACCGCGGCTCCTGGTGGAAGAACACCTACGACCCCAGCGTCGGATATCAGCGAGCACGCAAGGCGGATGGGACCTGGCAGCCGGGCTTCACGCCGTCCACCGATGTGGGATTCGCGCAGGGTTCCAGCGCGACGTACACGTGGATGGTTCCGCAGGACGTGTCGGGGCTCGGGACGCTGATGGGCGATACCGCAGTACAGAGGCTGGACGGCTTCTTCCATGACGCTGCGGGCAACTGGGCGGTCAAGGGCGGTAGCGCACTCCGCTACGACCCGACGAACGAGCCCGGCCTGCACACGCCCTGGCTCTACAACGGGCTCGGCGTTGCCTGGAAGACGCAGGCGACGACGCGCGAGATCGTGGACACCGTCTACGGCACCGGCCCGTCGGGACTGCCGGGTAACGACGACCTGGGGACGCTCTCGGCCTGGTACGTCTTCGCCGCGATCGGCCTCTTCCCGCAGACGCCTGGCCGGGCCGAGTTGCTCGTCGGCAGCCCGCTGTTCCCGAAGGTCGAGCTCAAGCGCAGCAACGGCGTACGGCTGACCATCGAGGCGCCGGCAACGTCAGACGCCAACCAGTACGTCGAGGCGCTGGACCTCAACGGAAAGCCGCGGACCGAGTCGTGGCTGCCCGAGTCGTTCATCACCAACGGCGGCCGGATCAATGTACAGATGGGAGCGACGCCCACAAGCTGGGGCACCGCTCCCATCGATCACCACTGA
- a CDS encoding MFS transporter has product MPRIRHTSPRTTLAVLATVVAAFSMLQSLVTPALPLIQRDLHTTPALVTWVFTALLLSVSVSTPLLGRVGDMVGKERTLLAGLVALAIGCLLAAIAPNIGVLIAARVVQGLGAAVFPLSFGIIRDEFPAERVPSVVGLVSSVIAVGGGLGIVLAGPIVEALGWRWLFWIPLAVVTTAAVLVRRYIPESPNRVPGRIDWLAALLLSGWLIALLLPLSIGRSWGWGSARTVGLFVAAAVLLASWITVELRSKNPLIDMRMMRLPAVWTTNLVALLFGAAMFAVYAFVPQFVQIPKAAGFGFGSSVSQAGLLMLPMLITMAIAGSLSGALASRFGAKTQVVSGSALSLVAALLFARLHDSPWQLALSTALFGVGLGLAYASMTSLIVQNVPREQTGAATGMNANIRTIGGSIGTAVASSIITGHLQPSGLPAESGFTDTFHLLAAFSAAAVVLALAIPATRRVTKTTPDPLLEELVI; this is encoded by the coding sequence ATGCCCAGAATCAGGCATACCTCTCCACGAACGACGCTGGCCGTGCTGGCGACCGTCGTGGCTGCTTTCTCCATGCTGCAGTCGCTGGTGACCCCGGCACTGCCGCTGATCCAGCGCGACCTGCACACCACTCCAGCCCTCGTCACCTGGGTGTTCACCGCCCTGCTCCTCTCGGTTTCCGTATCGACCCCGCTGCTCGGCCGGGTCGGCGACATGGTCGGCAAGGAGCGCACTCTGCTCGCCGGCCTGGTCGCCCTCGCGATCGGTTGCCTGCTCGCGGCGATCGCGCCGAACATCGGCGTACTGATCGCGGCCCGGGTGGTCCAGGGCCTCGGCGCGGCGGTCTTCCCGCTGTCGTTCGGCATCATCCGCGACGAGTTCCCCGCTGAGCGGGTCCCGTCCGTGGTCGGCCTGGTGTCGTCGGTGATCGCGGTCGGCGGTGGGCTCGGGATCGTACTGGCCGGACCGATCGTGGAGGCGCTCGGTTGGCGCTGGCTGTTCTGGATCCCGCTCGCCGTCGTCACGACCGCCGCGGTGCTGGTACGCCGGTACATCCCTGAGTCGCCGAATCGGGTGCCCGGCCGGATCGACTGGCTCGCCGCCCTCCTCCTCTCCGGCTGGCTGATCGCGTTGTTGCTGCCCTTGAGCATCGGCCGGTCCTGGGGCTGGGGATCCGCCCGTACCGTCGGCCTGTTCGTCGCAGCCGCCGTGCTGCTGGCCAGCTGGATCACCGTCGAGCTGCGCTCGAAGAACCCGCTGATCGACATGCGGATGATGCGGTTGCCGGCCGTCTGGACGACCAACCTGGTGGCGTTGCTGTTCGGCGCCGCGATGTTCGCGGTCTACGCGTTCGTGCCGCAGTTCGTACAGATCCCTAAGGCCGCGGGTTTCGGATTCGGCTCGAGCGTGTCGCAGGCCGGACTGCTGATGCTGCCGATGCTGATCACGATGGCCATCGCTGGTTCGCTGAGCGGGGCGTTGGCATCGCGCTTCGGGGCGAAGACTCAGGTGGTCTCGGGTTCGGCGCTGAGCCTGGTCGCGGCGCTGCTGTTCGCGCGGCTGCATGACTCGCCGTGGCAGCTTGCGCTCTCGACAGCGCTCTTCGGTGTGGGGCTCGGGTTGGCGTACGCGTCGATGACCAGCCTGATCGTGCAGAACGTGCCCCGTGAGCAGACCGGCGCGGCCACCGGGATGAACGCCAACATCCGCACCATCGGCGGATCGATCGGTACGGCGGTGGCCAGCTCCATCATCACCGGCCACCTTCAGCCTTCGGGCCTGCCCGCTGAGTCCGGCTTCACCGACACGTTCCACCTGCTGGCGGCATTCTCGGCGGCTGCGGTCGTCCTGGCCCTCGCCATCCCGGCCACTCGCCGGGTCACGAAGACGACGCCGGATCCGCTCCTGGAGGAGCTTGTCATCTGA
- a CDS encoding NAD(P)/FAD-dependent oxidoreductase: MAAQVPHILVVGGGYVGMYTAYGLRKAARRGKIRVTVVDPRSVMTYQPFLPEAAAGSVEPRHVVVPLRKTLKGCRVVTGRVVGVDHERKVAQVMPEEGPDYELAYDQIVIAIGSIARTLPIPGLAEEATGFKNVEEAIALRNKVLDRLDVASSQPDPALRKSALTFVFVGGGYAGIEAFAELEDMARYATRYYDNITPDDMRWVLVEATNRILPEVGPELGQYTVEQLRKRNMDIKLETRLESCEKGHVVLSDGEEFDADTIVWTAGVKANPALAQTGFPLDERGRVKCLANLRIEGVSDAWSAGDNAAVPDLTSETGAYCAPNAQHAVRQANRLAANILRVVDGQPPQDYKHKYVGSVASLGLHKGVAQLYGVKVKGWPAWFLHRTYHVSRVPTFNRKARVILDWTLALFFRREVTSLGSLQTPNDEFRRATDS, encoded by the coding sequence ATGGCAGCCCAGGTACCGCACATCCTCGTCGTCGGAGGCGGTTACGTCGGGATGTACACCGCGTACGGCCTGCGCAAGGCCGCCCGCCGGGGCAAGATCCGGGTCACCGTGGTCGACCCCCGCTCGGTGATGACGTACCAGCCGTTCCTGCCCGAGGCGGCGGCCGGCTCGGTGGAGCCGCGGCACGTGGTGGTGCCGCTGCGCAAGACGCTGAAGGGCTGCCGGGTGGTCACCGGCCGCGTGGTCGGCGTCGACCACGAGCGCAAGGTCGCCCAGGTGATGCCCGAGGAGGGCCCCGACTACGAGCTCGCCTACGACCAGATCGTGATCGCGATCGGCTCGATCGCCCGGACGCTGCCGATCCCGGGGCTGGCCGAGGAGGCCACCGGGTTCAAGAACGTCGAAGAGGCGATCGCCCTGCGCAACAAGGTGCTCGACCGGCTCGACGTCGCGTCGTCCCAGCCCGACCCGGCGCTGCGCAAGTCCGCGCTCACCTTCGTCTTCGTCGGCGGCGGGTACGCCGGGATCGAGGCGTTCGCCGAGCTCGAGGACATGGCCCGCTACGCCACCCGGTACTACGACAACATCACGCCCGACGACATGCGCTGGGTCCTGGTCGAGGCCACCAACCGGATCCTGCCCGAGGTCGGCCCGGAGCTCGGCCAGTACACCGTCGAGCAGCTCCGCAAGCGCAACATGGACATCAAGCTCGAGACCCGGCTGGAGTCCTGTGAGAAGGGCCATGTCGTACTGAGCGACGGCGAGGAGTTCGACGCCGACACGATCGTCTGGACGGCCGGCGTGAAGGCCAACCCGGCGCTCGCCCAGACCGGCTTCCCGCTCGACGAGCGCGGCCGGGTCAAGTGCCTGGCCAACCTCCGGATCGAAGGGGTCAGCGACGCTTGGTCCGCCGGCGACAATGCCGCAGTACCGGATCTGACCTCCGAGACCGGTGCGTACTGCGCGCCGAACGCCCAGCACGCGGTCCGGCAGGCCAACCGCCTCGCCGCGAACATCCTCCGCGTCGTCGACGGTCAGCCGCCGCAGGACTACAAGCACAAGTACGTCGGCTCGGTGGCCAGCCTCGGACTGCACAAGGGCGTCGCCCAGCTGTACGGCGTGAAGGTCAAGGGCTGGCCGGCCTGGTTCCTGCACCGGACGTACCACGTGTCCCGCGTCCCCACCTTCAATCGCAAGGCCCGGGTCATCCTGGACTGGACCCTCGCGCTGTTCTTCCGGCGCGAGGTCACCAGCCTCGGCAGCCTGCAGACGCCCAACGACGAGTTCCGCCGGGCGACTGACAGCTGA
- a CDS encoding Ppx/GppA phosphatase family protein yields MRVAAIDCGTNSIRLLIADYVDGSLVEVDRQMRVVRLGQGVDSTGVFAADALVRTFAACAEYAEIIRAAEVDRVRFVATSAARDVSNRDEFFAGVSERLGVVPDIISGDEEAALSFQGATSGLAALEVPGPYLVADIGGGSTELVLGDADGVMASESLDMGSVRMTERHLHSDPATVEEMAAATKDVDALLDSTVVPLSEARCLIGVAGTVTTVAAVALKLTEYDPGVIHHARIPSDLLLDTTSWLMGSTRMARSEVPAIHPGRVDVIGAGALILQRLHDRLDYDGVLVSEHDILDGVALALARQ; encoded by the coding sequence GTGCGGGTTGCGGCGATCGACTGTGGGACCAACTCGATCCGGTTGCTGATCGCGGACTACGTCGACGGTTCGCTGGTCGAGGTTGATCGGCAGATGCGGGTGGTGCGGCTCGGGCAAGGGGTCGACTCCACTGGAGTGTTTGCTGCTGACGCGTTGGTGCGGACGTTCGCCGCCTGCGCGGAGTACGCCGAGATCATTCGCGCCGCCGAGGTGGATCGGGTGCGGTTCGTCGCGACGTCGGCGGCTCGGGATGTGAGCAACCGGGACGAGTTCTTCGCTGGCGTCTCCGAGCGGCTTGGTGTCGTGCCGGACATCATCTCCGGTGACGAGGAGGCCGCGCTGAGCTTCCAGGGCGCGACGAGCGGGCTGGCGGCGCTGGAGGTGCCGGGGCCGTACCTGGTGGCCGACATCGGTGGCGGGTCGACTGAGTTGGTACTGGGCGATGCTGACGGCGTAATGGCGTCGGAATCGCTCGACATGGGCTCTGTGCGCATGACGGAGCGGCACCTGCACTCCGACCCCGCGACGGTCGAGGAGATGGCTGCCGCGACGAAGGACGTCGACGCGTTGCTCGATTCGACGGTCGTGCCGCTGTCGGAGGCACGGTGTTTGATCGGTGTAGCCGGGACGGTGACGACGGTGGCTGCGGTCGCGCTCAAGCTCACCGAGTACGACCCAGGCGTGATCCACCACGCCCGAATCCCGTCCGACCTGCTGCTCGACACCACCTCGTGGCTGATGGGCTCGACGAGAATGGCGCGTTCCGAAGTACCGGCCATCCACCCCGGCCGGGTAGACGTCATCGGCGCCGGCGCCCTCATCCTCCAACGCCTCCACGACCGCCTCGATTACGACGGCGTCCTCGTCTCAGAACACGACATCCTCGACGGAGTAGCCCTAGCCCTCGCCCGCCAGTAA